A part of Mycolicibacterium sp. TUM20985 genomic DNA contains:
- a CDS encoding pyridoxamine 5'-phosphate oxidase family protein, with protein MSDLLAPVSILSVADCWDLLSNMPLGRLVTSVDGRPAIFPVNFAVQRRTILFRTAEGTKLVSTAINHDVLFEADHYDAAEGWSVIVSGSASVLRSDEDLDEANRAGLLSWTATTKQHFVRIRPLNVTGRRFQFDAALDSNAAG; from the coding sequence ATGTCTGACCTGCTTGCGCCAGTATCCATTTTGTCAGTAGCCGATTGTTGGGACCTGTTGTCCAATATGCCGCTCGGGCGGCTCGTCACCAGCGTCGATGGTCGCCCGGCGATCTTCCCGGTCAACTTCGCCGTGCAGCGCCGCACCATCCTGTTCCGCACCGCCGAAGGCACCAAGCTGGTCAGCACCGCGATCAACCACGACGTGCTCTTCGAGGCGGATCACTACGACGCTGCCGAGGGCTGGAGCGTGATCGTCTCGGGATCGGCAAGTGTGCTGCGGTCCGACGAGGATCTCGACGAGGCCAACCGTGCCGGACTGCTGTCGTGGACGGCGACCACCAAGCAACACTTCGTGCGAATCCGCCCGCTCAACGTCACCGGCCGCCGGTTTCAGTTCGATGCCGCGCTCGACTCCAATGCTGCCGGCTGA